One segment of Terriglobia bacterium DNA contains the following:
- a CDS encoding dienelactone hydrolase family protein, which produces MKTFALLFLLVATSAATFASAKPEKQTIASMGAERTYYTFVPEKLTAPAPLLLLLHGSGRDGMSQINEWKDLAEKEGIILVAPDSANSREWSMNTDGPEFLHDIVEAVRAKHSVDGARLYIFGHSAGAVFALYMGGMESRYFAATGVHAGAIAEDFYPTLDVAKRKIPITIWVGTEDPYFKPPLVKATQTELNKHGFDAKVIEIKGHDHNYYAVSKELNPQIWDFLRSNKLDGEANWQVYQRK; this is translated from the coding sequence ATGAAAACATTCGCTCTGCTGTTTCTGCTTGTTGCCACTTCAGCCGCTACGTTTGCGAGCGCAAAACCGGAAAAGCAAACTATCGCATCTATGGGTGCGGAACGGACTTACTATACGTTTGTGCCGGAAAAACTTACCGCGCCGGCACCATTGCTGTTGCTTCTGCACGGCTCTGGCCGTGACGGAATGTCACAAATCAACGAATGGAAAGACCTGGCGGAGAAAGAAGGCATCATCCTTGTCGCGCCTGACTCGGCAAACTCGCGCGAGTGGAGCATGAACACCGATGGTCCTGAATTTCTTCACGACATCGTGGAAGCGGTCCGCGCAAAGCATTCTGTTGATGGCGCCCGTTTATATATTTTTGGCCATTCCGCCGGCGCGGTTTTTGCTTTGTATATGGGGGGGATGGAGTCCAGATACTTTGCCGCAACGGGAGTCCATGCGGGCGCGATTGCTGAAGACTTCTATCCCACTCTGGATGTCGCGAAGCGCAAGATTCCCATCACCATATGGGTCGGCACGGAAGATCCGTACTTTAAACCGCCGCTGGTAAAAGCCACACAGACTGAGTTGAACAAACACGGCTTTGACGCCAAGGTAATCGAAATCAAAGGGCACGACCACAACTATTACGCGGTATCGAAAGAACTGAATCCACAAATCTGGGATTTTTTACGCAGCAACAAGCTGGATGGAGAAGCGAACTGGCAGGTTTATCAACGTAAATAA